The following proteins are encoded in a genomic region of uncultured Ilyobacter sp.:
- a CDS encoding ATP-binding cassette domain-containing protein translates to MEKEEKFLKNIIDFENIHINYEVGQPVLENINLKINTNEHWAILGANGSGKSTLIKLISNDLHPNTGYPFRKQIFGKDRWSLFEIRKNLGIITNDLHNYFGIHGKYATAYEVVLSGYYSSIGIFKYHDFTKKQHQKVLEVLEFLKILEIKDKKVHQMSTGQLRRCIIGRALIHDPKALILDEPTVGLDIKAQNSFIKFIQKLSEKSTIILVTHHIEEIFQEITHVALMYDKTIFKQGNKDEVLNSENLSKIFEIEIDVQKENNRYYIKSINN, encoded by the coding sequence TTGGAAAAAGAAGAAAAATTTTTAAAAAATATAATTGATTTTGAAAATATACATATAAATTATGAAGTGGGGCAACCAGTTCTGGAAAATATAAACCTTAAAATCAATACAAATGAGCACTGGGCTATTTTAGGGGCAAATGGAAGCGGAAAATCGACATTGATCAAATTAATATCAAATGACCTGCATCCCAATACAGGTTATCCCTTTAGAAAACAGATATTTGGGAAGGACAGATGGAGTTTATTTGAGATCAGAAAAAACCTTGGAATCATCACAAACGATCTGCACAATTATTTTGGAATACATGGAAAGTATGCAACTGCCTATGAAGTGGTCTTAAGTGGTTATTATAGTTCTATTGGGATATTTAAATATCATGACTTTACAAAAAAACAGCACCAAAAGGTTTTAGAGGTCTTGGAATTTCTTAAAATTTTAGAAATAAAAGATAAAAAAGTACATCAGATGAGTACTGGACAGTTGAGAAGGTGCATCATCGGAAGGGCACTTATACATGATCCCAAGGCATTAATACTAGATGAACCCACAGTGGGGTTGGATATAAAGGCTCAAAACAGCTTTATAAAGTTTATACAAAAGTTATCTGAAAAGTCCACTATTATACTGGTAACCCACCATATTGAAGAGATCTTTCAGGAAATTACCCATGTGGCTTTGATGTATGATAAAACAATTTTTAAGCAGGGGAATAAGGACGAGGTACTTAATTCGGAAAA
- a CDS encoding helix-turn-helix domain-containing protein, which produces MDNKDILNDCSNGAICHMAYTMNRIAGKWKLVILWHIYDKEVIRYGELRKSVGKITHKMLSNQLKELVSDGIIHKEIYHQVPPKVEYSLTEYGKTLAPIMDMLYEWGKKYRRD; this is translated from the coding sequence ATGGATAATAAAGATATTTTAAATGATTGCTCTAACGGAGCTATCTGTCATATGGCATATACCATGAATAGAATCGCCGGTAAATGGAAGTTGGTTATTTTGTGGCATATCTATGATAAAGAGGTCATAAGATACGGAGAGTTAAGAAAAAGTGTTGGCAAAATCACACATAAAATGCTCAGTAACCAACTTAAGGAGCTTGTAAGCGACGGTATAATTCACAAAGAAATTTATCACCAGGTCCCTCCAAAGGTAGAATATTCCCTTACCGAATATGGTAAAACCTTGGCCCCTATAATGGATATGCTCTATGAATGGGGAAAGAAGTATAGAAGGGATTAA